A stretch of the Symmachiella macrocystis genome encodes the following:
- a CDS encoding efflux RND transporter permease subunit — MTPLGNPPLAPAHCTADGITAIEKRFRRRWLMASILMLCLVPFIGMATQQTMHSMLTLPSRWLPDSLPERQALERFIDEFESGNSVLLSWPGCAVDDPRLAEVAAAITALRSDASRTEEAAYFDETVNGYTALQELMEPPLSLSREAALSRLRGSLVGQDGDFSCMVVVLTEKGLYEREVSISVILREAERVTGIDEAQFLLAGPAVEGAFLDAEATFDANRLSIPSTIVSALLCWWCLRSWRYTAIVLCTALFGQGLVLASMHWSGVRMNALLIVLPTLVLVLTVSAGVHLVNYYYDAVRRFGVPGAADRAFQAGRRPCILAVVTTAMGLLSLCVSDIEPIVQFGLFAAGGVSVTIALLLYVLPGALVKWPAMVTPAMTVGDDGAPLPRLRRFDRILDAYAAGIQRYALPLCVLFLIGTFVAGYGLQNIRSSIAFDSLFPPESRISRNYEVLERDLGPLVPVEVILHFDDRNELPFSDRIDVVRRVGRAIGRVPHIAGTLSGATFSPKLTQDAPDEQQAMALAARLQLPIRRDLSEAALLPLVLPTAESHRAALAFSRPVTALTTVSLHHSTFREGAKFADARVVEVLSRPPRTSLAALQAFAHGALPSDATEPVMYAVDESPASFPTSQVPSVELLKSRALAVAEAEIRQQLIRRNYFYETDGRQSWRISARLPAMQELDYHQSLIDLRQVVDPVLAEVDAGQRPTISAEYTGVMPVVSKSQRILLHDLYSSFLTAFGLVALAMIFVLGKIRAGLIAMLPNVFPAAVVFGAMGWWNLPVGIGTMMTASVALGIAVDDTLHFLTWFRIETTRGHDRAEAVRLCFGHCARAMIQTTVICGMGMVVFALSGFVPTGRFAWLMLTLLSATLVGDLVFLPALLNSSAGKWFQSRT; from the coding sequence ATGACTCCCCTCGGTAACCCACCGCTCGCGCCCGCGCATTGTACTGCGGACGGCATCACCGCTATCGAAAAACGTTTTCGACGTCGTTGGCTCATGGCGTCGATCTTGATGCTTTGCCTGGTTCCGTTCATTGGCATGGCCACGCAGCAGACCATGCATAGCATGTTGACGTTGCCATCACGGTGGCTACCCGACTCGCTGCCGGAACGGCAAGCGTTGGAACGGTTCATCGATGAGTTTGAAAGTGGCAACTCGGTGCTGCTCAGTTGGCCCGGGTGTGCAGTCGACGATCCACGGTTGGCGGAAGTCGCAGCGGCGATCACAGCGCTGCGCAGCGACGCGTCTCGGACTGAAGAGGCCGCTTATTTCGACGAAACTGTCAACGGCTATACCGCGCTACAGGAATTGATGGAACCGCCATTGAGTCTGTCGCGCGAAGCAGCATTATCACGGCTGCGCGGTTCGTTGGTGGGGCAGGACGGCGATTTCAGTTGCATGGTTGTCGTATTGACTGAAAAGGGACTCTATGAACGGGAGGTGTCGATTTCGGTGATTTTGCGTGAGGCGGAGCGGGTGACCGGGATTGACGAAGCGCAATTCTTGTTGGCGGGCCCGGCGGTGGAAGGAGCGTTCCTTGATGCTGAAGCGACGTTCGACGCCAATCGATTGAGTATTCCCTCGACGATAGTCTCAGCGCTCTTGTGCTGGTGGTGTTTGCGGTCTTGGCGGTATACGGCGATCGTGCTGTGCACGGCTCTGTTTGGGCAGGGACTGGTTTTAGCCAGCATGCATTGGTCGGGTGTGCGAATGAATGCCCTGCTGATTGTGTTGCCCACGTTGGTGTTGGTGCTCACCGTCTCGGCCGGCGTGCATTTGGTCAATTACTATTACGATGCGGTCCGTCGCTTTGGGGTTCCCGGCGCAGCCGACCGTGCCTTTCAAGCGGGGCGTCGTCCGTGCATCCTGGCTGTGGTGACGACGGCCATGGGATTACTGTCGTTGTGCGTCAGCGACATTGAACCGATTGTCCAATTCGGTCTCTTCGCCGCAGGAGGCGTCTCGGTGACCATTGCCTTGTTGCTGTACGTGCTGCCGGGCGCCTTGGTCAAATGGCCCGCGATGGTCACGCCGGCGATGACGGTGGGGGACGACGGAGCACCACTGCCGCGTCTGCGCCGTTTTGACCGAATTCTCGACGCCTATGCCGCCGGAATACAACGGTATGCGCTGCCGCTTTGTGTTTTGTTTCTCATCGGCACTTTTGTCGCTGGCTATGGACTGCAAAACATTCGCTCATCCATTGCCTTCGATAGTCTGTTTCCGCCGGAGAGTCGAATTTCGCGGAATTATGAGGTTTTGGAACGGGATCTAGGCCCGCTCGTCCCGGTGGAAGTCATTCTCCATTTTGATGATCGGAATGAATTACCCTTCAGCGATCGGATTGATGTGGTGCGACGCGTGGGACGGGCCATCGGTCGCGTCCCACACATTGCCGGGACGTTGTCGGGAGCGACGTTCTCACCAAAACTCACCCAAGACGCGCCCGACGAGCAACAAGCCATGGCACTGGCCGCACGCTTGCAGTTGCCGATTCGGCGCGATTTGTCCGAGGCTGCATTGTTGCCTCTTGTATTACCGACAGCTGAATCACACCGGGCGGCGCTGGCGTTTTCGCGGCCCGTCACGGCATTAACGACGGTGAGTCTGCATCATTCGACATTTCGCGAAGGTGCCAAGTTCGCCGATGCACGCGTGGTTGAGGTCTTGAGTCGTCCGCCTCGAACGTCACTTGCGGCGTTGCAGGCTTTTGCCCATGGCGCATTGCCGTCGGACGCAACAGAACCGGTGATGTATGCAGTGGATGAATCGCCGGCGTCATTCCCCACCTCTCAAGTTCCATCGGTCGAACTGTTGAAGTCACGGGCGCTGGCTGTCGCGGAGGCAGAGATTCGTCAACAGTTGATTCGACGAAACTATTTTTACGAAACGGACGGACGACAAAGTTGGCGAATCAGCGCGCGGCTTCCTGCGATGCAAGAATTGGATTACCACCAATCGCTGATCGATTTGCGTCAGGTGGTCGACCCTGTGTTGGCAGAGGTGGACGCGGGGCAGCGACCGACGATTTCGGCGGAATATACGGGCGTCATGCCGGTCGTCTCCAAGTCGCAACGCATATTGTTGCACGACCTCTACAGCAGTTTCTTGACCGCGTTTGGATTGGTGGCGCTGGCGATGATATTTGTGTTGGGCAAAATCCGCGCCGGCCTGATCGCCATGTTACCCAACGTCTTTCCCGCTGCCGTCGTGTTTGGCGCGATGGGGTGGTGGAACCTGCCCGTCGGTATCGGCACGATGATGACCGCCAGCGTGGCTTTGGGAATTGCCGTGGATGACACATTGCATTTTCTAACGTGGTTTCGCATCGAAACCACGCGCGGCCACGACCGGGCCGAAGCGGTACGGCTTTGCTTCGGGCATTGTGCGCGGGCGATGATTCAGACCACGGTCATTTGTGGAATGGGAATGGTCGTGTTCGCGCTGAGCGGCTTCGTGCCGACAGGCCGGTTTGCCTGGCTGATGCTTACGTTATTGTCGGCAACACTCGTGGGGGACCTGGTTTTTCTCCCCGCGCTGTTGAACAGCTCCGCCGGGAAATGGTTTCAGTCTCGCACTTAG
- a CDS encoding beta-propeller fold lactonase family protein, producing MRRFAFVFVLLGLTVPLDALASTSNSLMDISADGRLLACTNRDNGTLSLVDLQSNRVIRDIPVGHHPEGVSFLGETHNLAVAVYDEDQVLFIDGQTGNIDARIDVFDEPYGVVSNRDGSRVYVTLEYPGTVLEIDAATHTVLRSLPVGKFLRGIAIEPGEERLLVAEYHTGIVKAIDLKSGEVVDSWQGSRDDNLARQLQPHPTRPKVYLPHIRSKTTVTHGAGSIFPYVTVIDSAPGEGRRRKPIAMDSFKGTLVVANPWELAISPDGQRLYVVFAGTDDMYVCDILDDNYREIKFVKVKNLGRNPRAVRVAPDNQSFYVYNALDFAVVKYDAQTLRPIATIPVCENPHDEQILLGKVLFYSAQQPMVGRRWISCASCHPDGHSDGRTWHNPEGLRDTTALFGMAWTHPIHWSADRDEVQDFEHTIRSQLMQGRGLIRGDVNPALETPNRGLSAELDAMAAYSNSHKFTLSPHAKKGLNAAAKRGKKLFFAEETQCATCHVGPFFTDSRMETPFRLHDVGTGNDDPSEIMGPKYDTPTLLGIYRTAPYLHHGKAKTLRDVLTTQNKNDQHGQTSHLTADQIDDLVEFLKCLPYEDPEPAAIKAGLRRVDVD from the coding sequence ATGCGACGTTTTGCGTTTGTTTTCGTGCTGCTTGGACTCACCGTGCCTCTCGACGCGCTCGCCAGCACGTCCAATAGCCTGATGGACATCTCCGCCGATGGCCGATTGTTGGCCTGCACAAATCGCGACAACGGCACATTGAGTCTTGTCGATCTGCAATCGAACAGGGTGATACGCGATATCCCCGTCGGACATCATCCCGAAGGAGTCAGCTTCCTGGGAGAGACGCACAATCTAGCAGTGGCGGTCTATGACGAGGATCAAGTCCTCTTCATCGACGGCCAAACGGGAAACATCGACGCCCGTATTGATGTGTTCGACGAACCATACGGCGTCGTCTCCAACCGTGACGGCAGCCGCGTTTACGTGACCTTAGAATATCCCGGCACCGTGTTGGAAATCGACGCAGCGACTCACACGGTGTTGCGCAGCTTGCCTGTAGGAAAGTTCCTCCGCGGCATTGCGATCGAACCGGGTGAGGAACGGCTGTTGGTCGCCGAATACCACACCGGTATTGTCAAAGCCATCGACTTGAAGTCCGGCGAAGTCGTCGACAGTTGGCAAGGTTCGCGGGATGATAACTTAGCGCGGCAACTGCAACCGCACCCCACTCGTCCCAAGGTCTACCTGCCGCACATACGCTCCAAAACCACCGTCACGCACGGTGCGGGTTCGATTTTCCCCTACGTCACCGTCATCGACTCCGCCCCCGGCGAGGGTCGCCGCCGCAAACCAATCGCCATGGATTCTTTCAAAGGAACCTTGGTCGTCGCCAACCCCTGGGAATTGGCGATTTCGCCCGACGGCCAACGGCTGTATGTCGTCTTTGCCGGAACGGACGATATGTACGTCTGCGATATCTTGGACGACAATTATCGCGAAATCAAATTTGTGAAAGTCAAAAACCTCGGCCGCAATCCCCGCGCGGTCCGCGTTGCGCCGGACAATCAATCGTTCTACGTTTACAACGCACTCGATTTTGCTGTCGTGAAATACGATGCACAAACTCTGCGCCCCATCGCGACCATCCCCGTCTGTGAAAACCCGCACGATGAACAAATCCTGTTGGGCAAGGTCCTGTTTTATTCCGCACAGCAACCGATGGTCGGCCGCCGTTGGATCTCCTGTGCCAGTTGCCATCCGGACGGGCACAGCGATGGACGGACTTGGCATAACCCCGAAGGACTACGCGATACGACCGCCCTGTTCGGCATGGCCTGGACGCATCCCATTCACTGGTCGGCGGATCGCGACGAGGTCCAGGACTTCGAACACACCATACGCAGCCAACTGATGCAAGGCCGCGGGCTGATCCGTGGTGACGTCAACCCGGCGTTGGAAACCCCCAATCGCGGACTCTCCGCCGAGTTGGATGCCATGGCTGCCTATTCCAATTCCCACAAATTCACCCTCAGCCCACACGCCAAAAAGGGCTTAAACGCTGCTGCGAAGCGAGGAAAGAAGCTGTTCTTCGCTGAAGAGACCCAATGCGCCACCTGTCATGTCGGACCATTCTTCACCGACTCTCGAATGGAAACACCGTTCCGGCTGCACGACGTGGGCACAGGCAACGACGACCCCTCAGAAATCATGGGCCCCAAATACGATACCCCGACGCTGCTGGGGATTTATCGCACCGCCCCCTATCTGCATCATGGCAAAGCCAAGACGCTCCGGGATGTGCTCACAACGCAAAACAAAAACGACCAACACGGTCAAACCAGCCATCTCACAGCGGATCAAATTGACGATCTCGTGGAGTTCCTCAAATGCCTCCCGTACGAAGATCCAGAACCGGCGGCGATCAAGGCAGGTTTGCGGCGCGTTGATGTCGACTGA
- a CDS encoding Gfo/Idh/MocA family protein, whose amino-acid sequence MANQTRRRFLENTMLATAAATAGGLMGQPVVQAAKANKSANETVRVAVLGVNGRGRSHINGFTGVENCDVVAVCDPDETVGHTKGVENVHKKTGKKPTYYQDLRRVMDDDSIDVVSIATPNHWHSLAAIWAMQAGKDVYVEKPVSHNIREGRVMVDVARKEGRVCQAGTQIRSNPGVIEGIKFLQEGGLGELQVARALCYKRRKSIGHVGQTPVPKGVDYDLWLGPTPLRADVPRKSLHYDWHWQWDYGNGDLGNQGIHQMDVARWGIGADTLADSVISFGGRFGYVDDGETPNTEMSIMEYGDKLLVFETRGLPTKHYLGGNASGNDVGNIFHCENGYMKCSYTSAVVFDPDGNEIKRFSEGDDSYHYNNFVDAVRSRRVEDLNGEINEGHLSSALCHLANISYRLGESSDFGAAPAGLAGNEYAVDVFERTKSHLKDNNVDPSQVKFAMGPKLMVDKKTESFIDNAAANALTTREYRKGYEVPAQA is encoded by the coding sequence ATGGCAAATCAAACTCGACGGCGTTTCTTGGAAAACACGATGTTGGCCACAGCGGCCGCTACGGCGGGTGGCCTGATGGGACAGCCTGTTGTGCAGGCAGCCAAGGCGAACAAAAGCGCGAATGAAACGGTCCGTGTCGCTGTGTTGGGTGTCAACGGTCGTGGCCGCAGCCATATTAACGGTTTTACGGGTGTGGAGAACTGCGATGTTGTCGCTGTGTGTGATCCGGACGAAACGGTGGGACACACCAAGGGAGTGGAAAACGTCCATAAGAAAACCGGCAAGAAACCGACTTATTATCAAGACCTGCGACGCGTGATGGACGACGACTCGATCGATGTGGTCTCGATCGCAACACCCAACCATTGGCACTCGCTGGCTGCGATTTGGGCGATGCAGGCCGGTAAGGATGTCTATGTAGAGAAACCGGTCAGCCACAACATTCGCGAAGGCCGTGTGATGGTCGATGTGGCTCGCAAAGAAGGCCGTGTCTGCCAAGCAGGGACGCAAATTCGCTCGAATCCTGGTGTGATCGAAGGAATCAAGTTTCTACAAGAGGGCGGCCTCGGTGAACTTCAGGTCGCTCGGGCGCTGTGCTACAAGCGGCGCAAAAGCATCGGCCACGTTGGGCAGACGCCGGTTCCCAAAGGGGTGGACTACGATCTCTGGTTGGGGCCGACACCGCTACGGGCCGATGTGCCCCGCAAAAGCCTGCACTACGACTGGCATTGGCAATGGGATTACGGCAATGGCGATTTGGGGAACCAAGGGATCCACCAAATGGACGTTGCCCGTTGGGGCATCGGCGCCGACACGCTGGCTGACAGTGTGATTTCGTTCGGCGGTCGGTTTGGTTACGTCGACGACGGCGAAACGCCGAATACCGAAATGTCGATCATGGAATACGGCGACAAACTGTTGGTCTTCGAAACCCGTGGACTGCCAACGAAGCATTACCTCGGTGGCAATGCGAGCGGCAATGACGTCGGCAATATTTTCCATTGCGAAAATGGTTACATGAAATGCAGCTATACCTCAGCCGTCGTGTTTGATCCAGATGGTAATGAGATCAAACGCTTCAGCGAAGGCGACGACAGCTATCACTACAATAACTTTGTCGATGCAGTCCGTAGCCGTCGTGTTGAAGATCTCAATGGCGAGATCAACGAAGGCCATCTCTCGAGCGCGTTGTGCCACCTGGCGAACATTTCCTATCGCCTGGGTGAATCGAGCGATTTCGGGGCTGCCCCAGCCGGCTTGGCGGGTAATGAATATGCGGTCGATGTCTTCGAGCGGACCAAGTCGCACTTGAAGGACAACAACGTCGATCCTTCGCAGGTGAAGTTCGCCATGGGGCCGAAGTTGATGGTCGATAAGAAAACGGAATCGTTCATCGACAACGCCGCCGCAAACGCCCTGACGACGCGCGAATACCGCAAGGGATATGAAGTTCCCGCACAAGCGTAA
- a CDS encoding response regulator transcription factor yields MAVDQAAPQHEEESTTMDTQATVFIVDDDPAVRGSMSWLLESVDLPVEVCASAQEFLDTYNPAIPGCLVLDIRLPGMGGMELQKELAVRNIHIPIIIVTGHAEVPMAVRAMKAGAVDFIEKPFSDQVLLDCIRTALQRDSESRGDDIRREEIATRIRTLTPREFEVKEKVVEGNSNKMIAAQLGVSRKTVEAHRAGVMKKMQAQSVADLVRMVTEYRSL; encoded by the coding sequence ATGGCTGTTGATCAAGCTGCGCCGCAACATGAGGAAGAATCGACCACCATGGATACTCAAGCGACCGTTTTCATAGTTGATGACGACCCTGCCGTGCGTGGTTCCATGTCATGGCTGCTGGAATCCGTCGACCTGCCTGTCGAAGTGTGCGCTTCGGCTCAAGAATTTCTCGATACTTATAACCCCGCAATCCCCGGTTGTCTTGTCCTTGATATTCGTCTGCCCGGCATGGGTGGAATGGAGTTACAGAAAGAACTCGCCGTACGAAACATCCACATTCCCATCATCATCGTCACCGGCCACGCCGAAGTTCCAATGGCTGTCCGGGCAATGAAAGCCGGTGCTGTGGACTTCATCGAAAAACCATTCAGCGATCAAGTCTTGCTGGATTGCATCCGCACCGCTCTGCAACGCGATTCTGAATCGCGTGGTGACGATATCCGCCGCGAAGAAATCGCCACCCGCATCCGCACACTGACCCCGCGGGAATTCGAGGTTAAGGAAAAGGTCGTCGAGGGCAACTCCAACAAAATGATCGCCGCTCAACTAGGTGTGAGTCGCAAAACCGTTGAAGCGCACCGCGCTGGCGTGATGAAAAAAATGCAAGCTCAATCGGTCGCCGACCTCGTCCGCATGGTCACCGAGTACCGGTCGCTCTAA
- a CDS encoding extracellular catalytic domain type 1 short-chain-length polyhydroxyalkanoate depolymerase, producing MNKDFMHNSHENDTLYTIDVDGTERSYLVHVPSGVSASEPLPVVLAFHGGRSNAEGMVRFCGLNPFADEAGFVVVYPNGTGPQPHLLSWDAGICCNDHPPDHPPADEIGFVAAMLDDLSARLPVDVSRVYATGMSNGGMLSYRLAAELSERIAAIASIGGTMGTECCSPARPVPILHMHGTEDYFVPLEGGRGKRSPSRTEFFSVAHTLDCWKAANRCDAAPLRTEFPVLVDDGTSVWREVFPPGDTGAVIELYTIEGGGHTWPGQKPPLLFLGKSTKNLDANAVLWKFFEKHRLPEA from the coding sequence ATGAACAAAGACTTTATGCACAATTCACACGAAAACGATACGCTGTACACAATTGACGTCGACGGGACCGAGCGGAGTTATTTGGTGCATGTCCCTTCTGGTGTCTCTGCGTCAGAGCCGCTTCCCGTGGTGCTGGCTTTTCATGGCGGGCGATCGAATGCGGAAGGGATGGTGCGGTTTTGTGGGTTGAATCCTTTTGCGGATGAGGCGGGGTTTGTTGTCGTCTATCCCAATGGAACAGGGCCGCAGCCGCATTTGTTGTCGTGGGATGCGGGGATTTGTTGCAACGATCATCCCCCCGATCACCCGCCAGCGGATGAAATCGGTTTCGTGGCAGCCATGTTGGATGATTTGTCCGCTCGGCTGCCGGTGGATGTCAGCCGAGTCTATGCGACGGGCATGTCCAACGGGGGGATGCTCAGTTACCGGTTGGCGGCGGAGTTGTCGGAGCGGATTGCGGCGATCGCTTCGATCGGGGGAACCATGGGGACGGAGTGCTGTTCACCCGCGCGTCCGGTGCCGATTTTGCATATGCACGGGACAGAGGATTATTTCGTGCCGCTGGAAGGGGGCCGCGGAAAACGGAGTCCATCACGGACCGAGTTCTTTTCCGTGGCGCACACTCTGGATTGTTGGAAGGCGGCAAATCGTTGTGACGCGGCGCCACTGCGAACGGAGTTCCCGGTTCTAGTTGATGACGGCACGTCGGTGTGGCGCGAAGTGTTTCCGCCCGGTGATACGGGGGCTGTGATTGAATTGTATACAATCGAAGGGGGGGGGCACACGTGGCCGGGGCAAAAACCGCCGCTGCTATTTTTGGGCAAGAGTACCAAAAACCTGGATGCCAACGCCGTGCTCTGGAAATTCTTTGAGAAGCATCGGTTGCCAGAAGCCTGA